A stretch of Physeter macrocephalus isolate SW-GA chromosome 1, ASM283717v5, whole genome shotgun sequence DNA encodes these proteins:
- the LOC102976001 gene encoding LOW QUALITY PROTEIN: zinc finger CCHC domain-containing protein 9-like (The sequence of the model RefSeq protein was modified relative to this genomic sequence to represent the inferred CDS: deleted 1 base in 1 codon; substituted 1 base at 1 genomic stop codon) yields the protein MTRWARVTTTQNKRPFPSTSWEDMKKGSFEGKSQNLPKSKQLEANSLYLKNDAPQAKHKKKKKEYLNEDVNGFMEXLRQNSQMVNNGEMIATDSQEVREEIAVALKKDSRREGRRLKRQAAKKNAMVCFHCRKPGHGIADCPAALENQEMEMGTGICYPCGSTEHEITKCKAKVDPAFGEFPFAKCFVHGEMGHLCRSCPDNPKGLYADGGCCRLCGSVEHFKKDGQNSDRMVTVGRWKKGMTADCEEIWDVPKPQKPKIKIPKVVNF from the exons ATGACCAGGTGGGCACGAGTTACTACCACACAGAACAAAAGACCCTTCCCTTCAACATCATGGGAGGACATGAAGAAGGGGTCCTTTGAGGGGAAAAGTCAAAACCTACCAAAGAGTAAACAACTTGAAGCCAATAGTCTGTACCTTAAAAATGATGCACCCcaagcaaaacacaaaaagaagaaaaaggagtatTTAAATGAAGATGTGAATGGATTCATGGAATAGCTAAGACAAAACTCACAGATGGTT AACAATGGGGAGATGATAGCAACAGACAGTCAGGAAGTCAGGGAAGAAATTGCAGTTGCTTTAAAGAAAGACAGTCGCCGGGAAGGAAGACGATTAAAAAGACAAGCAGCAAAGAAAAATGCAATGGTATGTTTCCATTGTAGAAAACCTGGCCATGGGATTGCAGATTGCCCAGCTGCCCTTGAGAATCAAGAAATGG aaatgggcacTGGAATATGTTACCCGTGTGGATCCACAGAGCATGAAATAACCAAGTGCAAGGCTAAAGTAGACCCAGCTTTTGGTGAATTTCCTTTTGCAAAATGTTTTGTTCATGGGGAAATGGGACATCTGTGCAGATCTTGTCCTGATAATCCCAAAGGACTCTATGCTGATGGTGGTTGCTGCAGACTTTGTGGCTCTGTGGAACATTTTAAGAAAGATGGTCAGAATTCAGATCGAATGGTCACAGTTGGTCGCTGGAAAAAGGGAATGACTGCGGACTGTGAAGAAATTTGGGATGTGCCTAAACCACAGAAACCCAAAATAAAGATACCTAAAGTTGTTAATTTTTGA